From the genome of Sphingomonas sp. HMP6, one region includes:
- the leuC gene encoding 3-isopropylmalate dehydratase large subunit gives MASHPRTLYEKIWDDHVVERRDDGTCLIFIDRHLVHEVTSPQAFSGLRANGRAVRRPDLTLAVPDHNLPTTPRRDAAGNRVPIADAESAAQLDALERNTHDFGIDYIDSAAPEQGIVHVVGPEQGFTLPGTTLVCGDSHTSAHGALGALAFGIGTSEVEHVLATQTLLLTPSKTMEVRVDGTLGFGVSPKDVILAIIGRIGTAGGTGHVIEYTGSIIRAMSIEGRLTIANMSIEGGARAGLVAPDEATFAYLKGRPMTPKGQDWDQALAYWRTLPSDPNARYDALVKLDATDIAPQLTWGTSPEDVVPITGVVPHPDSFADPAKRDAARKSLAYMGLTPGMAMQDVGVDYVFIGSCTNSRIEDLRAAAAVAKGRHVADGLHALVVPGSGLVKRQAEAEGLDRIFIAAGFDWREPGCSMCLAMNPDKVPPGKRCASTSNRNFVGRQGPGARTHLVSPAMAAAAAVTGRLSDVRDLMLRPGGDG, from the coding sequence ATGGCCAGCCATCCGCGCACACTTTACGAAAAAATCTGGGACGATCACGTCGTCGAACGGCGCGACGATGGGACGTGCCTGATCTTTATCGACCGGCACCTTGTCCACGAAGTGACCAGCCCACAGGCATTTTCGGGGTTGCGCGCCAATGGCCGCGCGGTGCGCCGCCCGGATCTGACGCTCGCGGTGCCCGACCATAATTTGCCGACCACGCCGCGGCGCGACGCCGCGGGCAATCGCGTGCCGATCGCCGATGCCGAAAGCGCCGCACAACTCGACGCGCTGGAACGCAATACGCACGACTTCGGCATCGACTATATCGACTCGGCCGCGCCCGAACAGGGCATCGTCCATGTCGTCGGGCCCGAGCAGGGCTTCACCCTGCCCGGCACGACGCTGGTGTGCGGCGACAGCCATACCTCGGCGCACGGCGCGCTCGGCGCGCTCGCCTTCGGCATCGGGACGAGCGAGGTCGAGCATGTGCTCGCCACGCAGACGCTGCTGCTCACCCCGTCCAAGACGATGGAAGTGCGCGTCGACGGCACCCTCGGCTTTGGGGTCAGCCCGAAGGACGTGATCCTGGCGATCATCGGGCGGATCGGGACGGCAGGCGGCACCGGCCATGTCATCGAATATACCGGATCGATCATTCGCGCGATGTCGATCGAGGGGCGGCTGACGATCGCCAACATGTCGATAGAGGGTGGCGCGCGCGCCGGTCTGGTCGCGCCGGACGAGGCGACCTTCGCCTATCTGAAGGGCCGCCCGATGACGCCGAAGGGCCAGGATTGGGATCAAGCGCTCGCCTATTGGCGCACGCTGCCGAGCGACCCGAACGCGCGCTACGACGCGCTGGTGAAACTCGACGCGACCGACATCGCGCCGCAGCTCACCTGGGGCACCAGCCCCGAGGATGTCGTGCCGATTACCGGCGTCGTGCCGCATCCCGACAGCTTCGCCGACCCGGCCAAGCGCGACGCGGCACGCAAATCGCTCGCCTATATGGGCCTCACGCCCGGCATGGCGATGCAGGATGTCGGCGTCGACTATGTCTTCATCGGTAGCTGCACCAACAGCCGGATCGAGGATCTGCGCGCTGCCGCCGCCGTCGCGAAGGGTCGCCATGTCGCGGATGGCCTGCACGCGCTGGTCGTCCCCGGCTCGGGCCTGGTCAAACGCCAGGCCGAGGCCGAGGGGCTCGACCGGATCTTCATCGCCGCCGGATTCGACTGGCGCGAGCCGGGCTGCTCGATGTGCCTGGCGATGAACCCGGACAAGGTGCCGCCGGGCAAACGCTGCGCGTCCACGTCGAATCGCAATTTCGTCGGGCGGCAAGGGCCGGGTGCGCGGACGCATCTGGTGTCGCCCGCCATGGCGGCGGCAGCGGCGGTGACCGGGCGGCTGAGCGACGTGCGCGATCTGATGCTGCGCCCTGGGGGGGATGGTTGA
- a CDS encoding N-acyl homoserine lactonase family protein has protein sequence MKKLLFATVAATVLMAQTAAPTAPAPVKLMRLDCGTVAANNLDQFSDTRAYVGQSKRLTSSCYLIKHGDAYMLWDTGLPAAMKGKPIDPKAPMDATVTATIVEQLAAVGVKPEQISKIGISHYHFDHIGQAAAFPGATLLIGRGDFDALKAGAPGTSKVPLAPWIDGTAKSDPVSGDKDVFGDGSVTMLDLPGHTPGHHGLLVHLAGKGNVLLTGDVAHFQENYDSDGVPGFNTNRADSIAAIERFKGLARNLKATVIIQHDPRDIAKLPSFPNWAE, from the coding sequence ATGAAAAAACTGCTGTTCGCGACCGTCGCTGCAACCGTCCTGATGGCCCAGACCGCCGCGCCGACAGCGCCCGCGCCGGTCAAACTGATGCGGCTCGATTGCGGCACCGTGGCCGCGAACAATCTCGATCAATTCTCCGACACGCGCGCGTATGTCGGGCAGAGCAAGCGGCTGACATCGAGCTGCTATCTGATCAAGCATGGCGACGCGTACATGCTGTGGGACACCGGCCTGCCCGCCGCGATGAAGGGCAAGCCGATCGACCCCAAGGCGCCGATGGACGCGACCGTCACCGCCACGATCGTCGAGCAACTCGCAGCAGTCGGGGTGAAGCCCGAGCAAATTTCGAAGATCGGCATCAGCCATTATCATTTCGACCATATCGGTCAGGCCGCCGCTTTCCCCGGTGCGACGCTGCTGATCGGCAGGGGCGATTTCGATGCGTTGAAGGCCGGAGCGCCCGGCACCAGCAAGGTTCCGCTCGCGCCGTGGATCGACGGCACGGCCAAGTCGGACCCGGTCAGCGGCGACAAGGATGTGTTCGGCGATGGCAGCGTGACGATGCTCGATTTGCCGGGGCACACGCCGGGTCATCATGGCCTGCTCGTCCATCTCGCGGGCAAGGGCAATGTGCTGCTGACCGGCGATGTCGCGCATTTCCAGGAGAATTATGACAGCGACGGCGTGCCCGGCTTCAACACCAACCGCGCCGACAGCATCGCCGCGATCGAACGCTTCAAGGGATTGGCCAGGAATTTGAAAGCGACCGTCATCATCCAGCACGACCCGCGCGATATCGCCAAGCTGCCCTCCTTCCCGAATTGGGCCGAATGA
- the leuD gene encoding 3-isopropylmalate dehydratase small subunit: MEPVTQVSGKAYPWGQKNVDTDVIIPAHWLKTITREGLGKGAFETVRADPANIFDDPRYAGSPILIAGDNFGCGSSREHAAWALGDMGIKAVIAPSFSDIFSGNAFKNGIVTVVLPQEAIDRLLEVAQDQPISVDLETMTVTTPFQDRFTFELDAFRRQCLMEGLDEIGLTLARDTQISKYEAGVATHRPWISGEQAHAGTSVESSGRT, from the coding sequence ATGGAACCGGTCACCCAAGTCTCCGGCAAGGCCTATCCGTGGGGCCAGAAGAACGTCGACACCGACGTCATCATCCCCGCGCATTGGCTCAAGACGATCACACGCGAGGGGCTCGGCAAGGGCGCGTTCGAGACGGTGCGCGCCGATCCGGCCAACATCTTCGACGATCCGCGCTATGCCGGATCACCGATCCTGATCGCAGGCGACAATTTCGGTTGCGGGTCGAGCCGTGAACATGCCGCCTGGGCGCTCGGCGACATGGGGATCAAGGCCGTGATCGCGCCGAGCTTTTCCGACATCTTTTCGGGCAACGCCTTCAAGAACGGGATCGTCACCGTCGTGCTGCCGCAAGAAGCGATCGACCGGCTGCTGGAGGTCGCGCAGGACCAGCCGATCAGCGTCGATCTCGAGACGATGACCGTCACCACCCCGTTTCAGGACCGCTTCACCTTCGAACTCGACGCATTCCGTCGCCAATGCCTGATGGAAGGGCTGGACGAGATCGGTCTGACACTGGCAAGGGATACCCAGATTTCGAAATACGAAGCCGGGGTAGCGACACACCGGCCGTGGATAAGCGGAGAACAGGCACATGCGGGCACTTCTGTCGAAAGCAGCGGGCGGACCTGA
- a CDS encoding NADPH:quinone oxidoreductase family protein: MRALLSKAAGGPETLVLDELPDPVAGPGQVVVAVKACSINYPDVLIIEDRYQFKPPRPFAPGSEISGVIESVGDGVTDWAVGDRVIATTGSGGLVEKIALPAAALFKLPEGRTFAEGSALLLTYGTTIHALLDRGHLAEGQTLLVLGAAGGVGLAAIELGKAFGARVVAAVSSEEKAQAARDAGADDTIVYARAPFDKDQSKALAEQFKAAGGKTGYDVIYDPVGGDYAEPALRSIGWEGRYLVVGFPAGIPRLPLNLTLLKSCDVCGVFWGAFAARDSEANRAHIDRLFRLWKDGKIAPRVTETFAFEDGGKAIAKMAARGAIGKLVVEVAA, encoded by the coding sequence ATGCGGGCACTTCTGTCGAAAGCAGCGGGCGGACCTGAAACTCTAGTTCTGGATGAGCTGCCCGATCCGGTGGCGGGGCCAGGCCAGGTCGTCGTCGCGGTCAAGGCGTGCTCGATCAACTATCCCGACGTGCTGATCATCGAGGACAGATACCAGTTCAAGCCGCCGCGGCCGTTCGCACCGGGCAGCGAGATTTCGGGTGTGATCGAGAGCGTCGGTGACGGCGTGACCGACTGGGCCGTCGGCGACCGCGTGATCGCGACGACGGGATCGGGCGGGCTGGTCGAGAAGATCGCCCTCCCCGCCGCCGCTTTGTTCAAGCTGCCCGAGGGGCGCACCTTCGCCGAGGGCTCGGCGCTGCTGCTGACCTATGGCACGACGATCCACGCCTTGCTCGACCGCGGGCATCTCGCCGAGGGGCAGACCTTGCTGGTGCTCGGGGCTGCGGGCGGCGTTGGCCTCGCCGCGATCGAACTCGGCAAGGCGTTCGGCGCGCGCGTCGTCGCCGCCGTCTCGTCCGAGGAAAAAGCGCAGGCCGCGCGCGACGCCGGGGCCGACGACACAATCGTCTACGCCCGCGCCCCGTTCGACAAGGACCAGTCCAAGGCGCTCGCCGAGCAATTCAAAGCGGCGGGCGGCAAGACGGGGTACGACGTGATCTACGATCCGGTCGGCGGCGATTATGCCGAACCGGCGCTGCGCTCGATCGGATGGGAGGGGCGCTACCTCGTCGTCGGCTTCCCGGCCGGCATCCCGCGCCTGCCGCTCAATTTGACGTTGCTGAAGTCGTGCGACGTGTGCGGCGTGTTCTGGGGTGCGTTTGCCGCACGCGACTCGGAGGCGAACCGCGCGCACATCGACCGCCTGTTCCGCCTGTGGAAAGACGGCAAGATCGCCCCGCGCGTCACCGAGACGTTTGCGTTCGAGGATGGCGGCAAGGCGATCGCCAAGATGGCGGCGCGGGGCGCAATCGGGAAACTGGTGGTGGAAGTGGCGGCGTAG
- a CDS encoding response regulator produces MKILLVEDEFIVATALKILLEIMGHEVVGIADDVVSAVHQSQSTHPQLAFFDMQLANGASGLDAAAELQKSGVLCIFFTGNPPGGPRPDLALGCLPKPCTDKALAGAIKIAEAVIEGLPLPPTPLGLELYRR; encoded by the coding sequence ATGAAGATCTTGCTTGTCGAAGACGAGTTTATCGTGGCCACGGCTCTAAAGATTTTGCTAGAGATAATGGGCCATGAAGTCGTAGGCATTGCGGATGATGTAGTTTCGGCGGTACATCAGTCCCAGAGTACGCATCCACAACTCGCATTTTTCGATATGCAGCTGGCAAATGGCGCTTCCGGGCTCGACGCGGCTGCCGAACTTCAAAAGAGCGGGGTCCTCTGCATATTTTTTACCGGCAACCCACCAGGAGGACCAAGACCCGATCTTGCACTCGGCTGTTTGCCGAAGCCGTGTACTGACAAAGCTCTGGCAGGCGCCATTAAAATTGCGGAGGCGGTCATCGAAGGATTGCCGTTACCGCCAACGCCGCTTGGTCTTGAACTTTACCGACGTTGA
- a CDS encoding sensor histidine kinase: MTGSAFSRGSQSPQSLLSRYSVLRSNAALGYGVGFVAFIPALALRFSLDAAIPQFPFITFIPAVVISAFLAGSRAGAFCAALSVLSAWYWFVDPAVPFSISFNAIVGLCLFGFIIGVDIAIIEVAARAVDRLTDQEAQLNTIVETVPLGLIMAEFPSGNIVGGNKYVEQLLGHPIRDLPNIQSYSEWVSFNEDGSRVDATEYPFVAMMLRGEENPSIDIQYQRGDGSKTWTRILARPVKDVRGIVTGGVAALIDIDEQHRNRIALKEALHAKELLLYEVNHRVKNSLQLVNSFLLIEASKIVNSEACSAVMAARDKINLIARVHHLLYKSGTHENVDLKNALEEIIHDLIASAGRSDVELELCFSGDFMINIRQASPLVLVFNEIVTNALKYGLGSDNPKLTVSAVNTSDEMTLLIRDNGPGIAASTAEKKPGMGSQILEGLVSQMRGKLVIHSDCSGTEVVLTVPAYPQSADQKDAM; the protein is encoded by the coding sequence ATGACCGGTAGTGCTTTTTCACGCGGCAGTCAGTCACCGCAGAGCCTGCTGTCGAGGTATTCCGTTCTCCGGTCCAACGCGGCGCTCGGTTATGGCGTCGGCTTTGTTGCGTTCATACCCGCGCTCGCTCTTCGCTTCTCGCTCGACGCGGCGATCCCTCAATTTCCATTCATCACATTCATTCCTGCAGTCGTAATATCTGCGTTTTTGGCTGGTTCTCGTGCGGGTGCGTTCTGCGCAGCGCTATCCGTTCTGTCGGCCTGGTACTGGTTTGTTGACCCAGCGGTACCGTTCTCTATTAGCTTTAATGCAATTGTCGGACTATGCTTGTTCGGCTTTATTATCGGTGTGGACATTGCCATCATTGAGGTTGCAGCAAGAGCTGTTGACCGCCTCACGGATCAGGAGGCGCAGCTTAATACTATCGTTGAAACAGTACCCCTTGGCCTGATCATGGCTGAGTTCCCCTCTGGCAATATTGTGGGAGGGAACAAGTATGTCGAGCAGCTGCTAGGGCATCCTATACGCGACTTACCTAACATCCAAAGCTATAGCGAATGGGTATCCTTTAACGAAGATGGTTCACGCGTAGACGCGACCGAGTATCCGTTCGTCGCGATGATGCTTCGCGGGGAGGAGAACCCTAGCATCGATATTCAATATCAGCGCGGGGATGGCTCTAAAACATGGACCCGGATCTTGGCACGGCCCGTGAAGGACGTCAGAGGAATTGTCACCGGCGGAGTCGCCGCCTTAATTGACATCGACGAGCAGCATAGAAACCGAATAGCCTTAAAAGAAGCGCTGCACGCCAAGGAACTACTTCTCTATGAGGTAAACCATCGTGTTAAGAATAGCCTTCAGCTCGTTAATTCATTTCTGCTGATAGAGGCATCAAAGATTGTTAACAGCGAAGCCTGCTCGGCCGTCATGGCCGCCCGAGATAAAATTAACTTGATCGCTCGTGTTCATCACCTTCTTTATAAAAGTGGAACTCACGAAAATGTCGATTTGAAAAATGCTCTTGAAGAAATTATACATGATTTGATTGCCTCGGCAGGAAGAAGCGACGTAGAATTGGAATTGTGCTTCTCTGGTGATTTTATGATAAATATTCGGCAAGCGAGTCCGCTCGTTCTGGTTTTTAACGAGATCGTGACCAACGCATTGAAGTACGGTCTGGGTTCGGACAATCCGAAGTTAACGGTTTCGGCCGTTAACACTAGCGACGAGATGACGCTGTTGATCAGGGACAACGGCCCTGGCATTGCTGCGTCAACGGCCGAGAAAAAGCCTGGCATGGGAAGCCAAATTCTCGAAGGCCTCGTATCTCAGATGCGCGGCAAACTAGTCATCCACAGCGATTGCTCTGGGACAGAAGTCGTCTTGACGGTGCCGGCCTATCCTCAGTCAGCTGACCAAAAGGACGCGATGTAA